A window of Castanea sativa cultivar Marrone di Chiusa Pesio chromosome 1, ASM4071231v1 contains these coding sequences:
- the LOC142611908 gene encoding glucose-6-phosphate isomerase, cytosolic 1, translated as MASPTLISDTEAWKDLKGHVEEIKKTHLRDLMADAERCKSMMVEFDGVLLDYSRQRATNETVDKLFKLAEEAKLKEKINRMYNGEHINSTENRSVLHEALRASRDSVIQSDGKNVVPEVWSVLDKIKDFSERVRSGSWVGATGKVLKDVVAVGIGGSFLGPLFVHTALQTDPEAIKFARGRQLRFLANVDPIDVARNITGLNPETTLVVVVSKTFTTAETMLNARTLREWISAALGPSAVAKHMVAVSTNLTLVEKFGIDPNNAFAFWDWVGGRYSVCSAVGVFPLSLQYGFSVVEQFLKGASSIDQHFYSAPHEKNIPVLLGLLSIWNVSFFGHPARAILPYSQALEKFAPHIQQVSMESNGKGVSIDGVLLPFEAGEIDFGEPGTNGQHSFYQLIHQGRVIPCDFIGVVKSQQPVYLKGEVVSNHDELMSNFFAQPDALAYGKTPKQLHKENVPPHLIPHKTFSGNRPSLSLLLPSLNAYNIGQLLAIYEHRIAVEGFVWGINSFDQWGVELGKSLATQVRKQLHASRTKGEPVEGFNFSTATLLTRYLEATADIPADPPTLLPRI; from the exons ATGGCTTCTCCTACTCTAATCTCCGACACCGAGGCCTGGAAGGACTTGAAG GGCCATGTTGAGGAGATTAAGAAGACTCATTTGCGTGATTTGATGGCCGACGCTGAGCGATGCAAGTCTATGATGGT TGAGTTTGATGGGGTTTTGTTGGACTACTCGCGGCAGCGTGCCACTAATGAAACCGTGGATAAGCTCTTCAAGTTGGCAGAG GAagcaaaactcaaagaaaagaTTAATCGCATGTACAATGGGGAGCAT ATAAACAGCACGGAGAATAGGTCAGTGCTTCATGAAGCTCTCCGTGCTTCAAGGGACTCGGTTATACAGAGTGATGGAAAGAATGTGGTCCCCGAGGTCTGGAGTGTTCTGGACAAGATCAAGGACTTCTCTGAGAGAGTCCGCAGTGGTTCTTGG GTTGGAGCCACAGGAAAAGTACTGAAGGATGTTGTTGCCGTTGGTATTGGTGGCAGCTTCTTAGGACCTCTATTTGTGCACACTGCTCTTCAAACAG ATCCGGAGGCTATCAAATTTGCAAGGGGACGCCAGCTACGTTT TCTTGCAAATGTTGATCCTATTGATGTTGCTAGAAATATCACTGGATTAAACCCTGAAACTACACTTg TTGTGGTGGTCTCAAAGACCTTTACAACAGCTGAAACTATGTTGAATGCTCGAACTCTTAGGGAATGGATTTCAGCTGCTCTTGG gccTTCTGCAGTTGCAAAGCATATGGTGGCAGTTAGTACTAACCTTACG CTTGTGGAGAAATTTGGCATTGATCCTAATAACGCTTTTGCATTTTGGGACTGGGTTGGTGGCCGCTATAGTG TTTGCAGTGCTGTTGGAGTTTTTCCATTATCTCTCCAATATGGTTTCTCAGTTGTTGAGCA GTTCTTAAAGGGAGCCTCAAGCATTGATCAACATTTTTACTCAGCACCACATGAGAAAAATATACCG GTGCTTTTAGGTTTGTTGAGCATATGGaatgtttcattttttgggCATCCTGCAAGA GCCATATTACCTTATTCCCAAGCCCTGGAGAAGTTTGCCCCACACATTCAACAG GTTAGCATGGAAAGTAATGGCAAGGGTGTCTCAATTGATGGGGTCCTACTACCTTTTGAGGCTGGTGAAATTGACTTTGGTGAGCCAGGAACAAATGGTCAGCACAGCTTCTACCAACTAATTCACCAG GGACGTGTTATTCCTTGTGATTTTATTGGTGTTGTGAAGAGTCAGCAACCTGTCTACCTGAAAG GTGAGGTGGTGAGTAACCACGATGAGCTCATGTCTAACTTTTTTGCACAGCCAGATGCCCTTGCATATGGGAAG ACCCCAAAGCAGTTGCACAAGGAGAATGTTCCACCACATCTCATTCCTCATAAA ACATTCTCTGGCAATCGGCCTTCTCTCAGCCTTCTGCTTCCATCATTAAATGCTTACAATATTGGACAG TTGTTGGCCATATATGAACACAGAATTGCTGTGGAAGGTTTTGTATGGGGAATCAATTCTTTTGACCAGTGGGGAGTTGAGTTAGGGAAG TCACTGGCTACTCAAGTCAGAAAGCAACTTCATGCATCTCGTACAAAAGGCGAACCAGTGGAGGGCTTTAATTTTAGCACTGCAACATTGTTAACAAGATATTTAGAG GCAACTGCTGATATCCCTGCTGATCCGCCTACCCTTCTACCAAGGATATAA
- the LOC142621986 gene encoding protein LIKE COV 1-like isoform X1, with protein MAGATRERERDLELLIPVAGGGGGGGITDNGASNSKSSSTSSSPAAVISSSHHHSGREAFSKVIRSWASKKFMSGCVILLPIAITFYITWGFIHFVDGFFSPIYNHLGINIFGLGFVTSITFIFLVGVFMSSWLGASVLTLGEWFIKKMPLVSYIYAASKQISAAISPDQTSNAFKEVAIIRHPRIGEYAFGFITSSVVLQRSEGDEELCCVYVPTNHLYLGDIFLVNSDDIIRPNLSVREGIEIVISGGMSVPQILTTVNSRTIQATRIGNFPAVKV; from the exons atggcTGGGGCTACGAGAGAAAGGGAAAGAGATCTAGAGCTGCTGATCCCGGTTGCCGGAGGAGGAGGCGGAGGAGGAATCACCGATAATGGAGCCTCCAACTCCAAATCTTCATCCACTTCGTCTTCTCCTGCTGCTGTTATCTCCTCTTCACATCATCACTCCGGCAGAGAG GCATTTTCTAAAGTCATCCGCAGCTGGGCTTCAAAAAAGTTCATGAGTGGATG CGTCATTCTTCTTCCAATAGCCATTACATTCTACATCACTTGGGGTTTCATTCATTTTGTGGATGGTTTCTTCTCCCCGATCTATAATCATCTGGGGATCAATATTTTTG GTCTTGGATTTGTTACCTCCATCACTTTCATATTCTTGGTTGGTGTTTTCATGTCATCATGGTTGGGAGCTTCTGTTCTTACTCTTGGGGAATGGTTCATCAAGAAAATGCCACTTGTAAGCTACATCTATGCTGCCTCTAAGCAAATCAGTGCCGCAATATCACCTG ATCAGACCTCTAATGCCTTCAAGGAAGTAGCTATCATAAGGCACCCTCGCATTGGAGAATATGCATTTGGATTTATCACATCTTCAGTTGTTCTTCAGAGAAGTGAGGGTGATGAAGAACTCTGCTGTGTTTATGTACCCACCAACCACTTGTATCTTGGAGATATTTTTCTCGTCAATTCTGATGATATAATACGACCCAATCTCTCAGTTAGAGAAGGAATTG AAATTGTTATCTCAGGGGGAATGTCAGTACCCCAAATATTGACTACAGTGAATTCCCGGACCATTCAAGCAACAAGGATTGGCAACTTTCCAGCAGTGAAAGTATAG
- the LOC142621986 gene encoding protein LIKE COV 3-like isoform X2 → MEPPTPNLHPLRLLLLLLSPLHIITPAESVILLPIAITFYITWGFIHFVDGFFSPIYNHLGINIFGLGFVTSITFIFLVGVFMSSWLGASVLTLGEWFIKKMPLVSYIYAASKQISAAISPDQTSNAFKEVAIIRHPRIGEYAFGFITSSVVLQRSEGDEELCCVYVPTNHLYLGDIFLVNSDDIIRPNLSVREGIEIVISGGMSVPQILTTVNSRTIQATRIGNFPAVKV, encoded by the exons ATGGAGCCTCCAACTCCAAATCTTCATCCACTTCGTCTTCTCCTGCTGCTGTTATCTCCTCTTCACATCATCACTCCGGCAGAGAG CGTCATTCTTCTTCCAATAGCCATTACATTCTACATCACTTGGGGTTTCATTCATTTTGTGGATGGTTTCTTCTCCCCGATCTATAATCATCTGGGGATCAATATTTTTG GTCTTGGATTTGTTACCTCCATCACTTTCATATTCTTGGTTGGTGTTTTCATGTCATCATGGTTGGGAGCTTCTGTTCTTACTCTTGGGGAATGGTTCATCAAGAAAATGCCACTTGTAAGCTACATCTATGCTGCCTCTAAGCAAATCAGTGCCGCAATATCACCTG ATCAGACCTCTAATGCCTTCAAGGAAGTAGCTATCATAAGGCACCCTCGCATTGGAGAATATGCATTTGGATTTATCACATCTTCAGTTGTTCTTCAGAGAAGTGAGGGTGATGAAGAACTCTGCTGTGTTTATGTACCCACCAACCACTTGTATCTTGGAGATATTTTTCTCGTCAATTCTGATGATATAATACGACCCAATCTCTCAGTTAGAGAAGGAATTG AAATTGTTATCTCAGGGGGAATGTCAGTACCCCAAATATTGACTACAGTGAATTCCCGGACCATTCAAGCAACAAGGATTGGCAACTTTCCAGCAGTGAAAGTATAG
- the LOC142622366 gene encoding glucan endo-1,3-beta-D-glucosidase, with the protein MATLRSATAFVFLLSLLHAIKVSKCQSFIGINYGQVADNLPPPSETAKLLQSTSVEKVRLYGADPAMIKALANTGIGIVIGAADGDIPALASDPNFAKSWINSNVIAYYPASKIILINVGNEVMTSNDQNLMNQLLPAVQNVQNALNEASLGGKIKVSTVHSMAVLRQSEPPSAGMFHPNLVQMLKGLLSFNNATGSPFEINPYPYFAYGSDPRPETLNFCLFQPNPGRVDSNTNIKYTNMFDAQVDAVRSALNAMGFKDVEIVVAETGWPYKGDSNEVGASIENAKAYNGNLIAHLRSMVGTPLMPGKSVDTYLFALYDEDLKPGAGSERAFGIYKPDLTMTYDIGLSKSSQAPSMPKTPATPAPTPVSPASPTPTPVSPSPKPISPSPKPNKASWCVPKVGLSDAQLQTNLDYACGHGIDCSSIQPGGACFDPNTVASHAAYAMNLLYQTAGRNPWNCDFSQTATLTSNNPSYNNCVYPAGST; encoded by the exons ATGGCAACGCTTCGTTCCGCCACAGCTTtcgtttttcttctttctctcttacatGCTATCAAAGTTTCCA AGTGCCAATCGTTCATCGGCATCAACTATGGCCAAGTTGCCGACAACCTTCCTCCACCGTCAGAAACAGCGAAGCTTCTCCAATCAACAAGTGTCGAAAAGGTCCGACTTTACGGGGCCGACCCGGCCATGATCAAAGCCCTAGCGAACACCGGGATCGGAATCGTGATCGGCGCCGCCGACGGCGACATTCCGGCGCTAGCCTCGGACCCGAACTTCGCCAAAAGCTGGATCAACTCCAACGTGATCGCCTACTACCCTGCGAGCAAGATCATCCTAATCAACGTCGGCAACGAGGTCATGACCTCCAACGACCAGAACTTGATGAACCAGCTATTGCCGGCGGTGCAGAATGTCCAAAATGCCCTCAACGAAGCTTCGTTGGGAGGGAAGATTAAGGTGTCGACGGTGCATTCCATGGCGGTGCTTAGGCAATCGGAGCCACCGTCTGCCGGGATGTTCCACCCGAATTTGGTTCAGATGTTGAAAGGGCTTTTGAGTTTCAACAATGCGACGGGTTCGCCTTTTGAGATTAACCCGTACCCGTACTTTGCCTACGGGAGCGACCCGAGACCCGAGACCTTGAACTTTTGTCTTTTTCAGCCAAATCCAGGGCGGGTTGACTCGAATACTAATATCAAGTACACCAATATGTTCGATGCTCAG GTGGATGCTGTTCGTTCTGCTCTGAATGCCATGGGCTTCAAGGATGTTGAGATTGTGGTTGCTGAGACTGGTTGGCCATACAAAGGAGACAGCAATGAGGTTGGCGCAAGTATTGAGAATGCCAAGGCTTATAATGGTAATTTGATTGCTCACCTTCGGTCAATGGTGGGAACCCCATTGATGCCGGGTAAATCAGTGGATACATATCTCTTTGCACTATATGACGAGGACTTGAAGCCTGGAGCTGGTTCTGAGCGAGCTTTCGGGATTTACAAGCCTGATCTAACCATGACCTATGATATTGGCCTCTCCAAGAGTAGCCAG GCTCCGTCTATGCCAAAGACTCCAGCGACTCCAGCACCAACTCCAGTTTCTCCAGCATCTCCAACACCAACACCAGTTTCTCCATCACCAAAGCCCATTTCTCCATCACCAAAACCAAATAAAGCATCGTGGTGTGTGCCAAAGGTAGGCCTATCAGATGCCCAATTACAGACAAATTTGGATTATGCTTGTGGACACGGGATTGATTGTAGTTCAATCCAACCAGGCGGCGCTTGTTTTGATCCTAATACTGTGGCATCCCATGCTGCTTATGCAATGAATCTCCTCTACCAAACAGCAGGCCGGAATCCATGGAACTGTGATTTTTCACAAACAGCCACACTCACATCCAACAACCCTA GCTATAACAACTGCGTTTACCCTGCTGGGAGTACCTGA